A stretch of Aphanothece sacrum FPU1 DNA encodes these proteins:
- a CDS encoding type II toxin-antitoxin system VapC family toxin produces the protein MTFLCDTNLISELARPQPNPGVLVWATAVSSISLSVVTVEEISYGLSAKPNFRIQTWFEGFIEQYCQLLPITPEIALRSGELRGQLRGKGKTHTQADMMIAATAQIHQLTLVTRNIRNFDSCGIPLLNPFT, from the coding sequence ATGACCTTTCTGTGTGACACCAACCTCATCAGTGAACTAGCACGACCTCAGCCAAACCCTGGAGTTTTAGTCTGGGCGACAGCAGTTTCCTCGATCTCGTTGAGTGTGGTTACTGTTGAGGAAATTTCCTATGGACTCTCGGCGAAACCTAACTTCAGAATTCAGACCTGGTTTGAAGGATTTATTGAGCAATATTGTCAACTTTTGCCAATTACGCCTGAGATTGCCCTGCGTTCTGGCGAATTGCGGGGGCAACTGCGAGGGAAAGGCAAAACTCACACCCAAGCAGATATGATGATTGCTGCCACTGCTCAAATTCACCAACTTACTTTAGTAACGCGCAATATTCGAAATTTTGATAGCTGCGGGATTCCACTACTCAATCCCTTTACCTGA
- a CDS encoding two-partner secretion domain-containing protein, with product MNKLGYRILIGIELLICLLAKPNLSKAQSQSQIVEDGTLSTQVDSPNQKNFTITGGRQVGGNLFHSFKEFSVPIEGEAIFNNASNVNNIFSRVTGNSVSRIDGLIQANGIANFFLINPNGIMLGPNAKLDIGGSFIASTAEEIQFADGTIFSATNSQVEPLLSISLPIGLQFRGTANRIENQAFGSVENSVANFQVKPGKTLALVGGDILFTNNGSLIARGGRIELGSVAPDSFVSLTPISTGWVLGYETVQNFQDIQLTGQTYISVSNGSLAPNSGDIRLQGRQIVITDQSNIISLNRGSIPSGSIEIKASDFVEVSNGSNISTQVLSTGIGGDIKIQTNRLIINNKSTIGTLTTNAGKGGSLSVEATESLEVDGNGAFSQLLTQSQSSGDAGDLQAKTARLILRDGGQLSSSAFSSGKAGTLHVIDSESIEASGKGIFSGLTFHSGLFSSTAGKGNGGSVIVNTNRLMVTDGASISVAALEGSTRQAGQLDINASESVFLNGADSSLLATSESRKPAGNLTINTPLLTLQGGAKISASSPLSQGGNINLQGLNSLQVTNGSEISATTVDGKAGNLEINLGQTPVNNVQLNNGRLTVEATGTGDSGNLTVNARTLNLENNAQISASTISGLGGDVSLQNVETLQVTNGSEISATTVDGQAGNLEINLGQTPVNNVQLNNGRLTVEATGTGDSGNLTVNARTLNLENNAQISASTISGLGGDVNLQGLDILQISNSNITTSTQTGKAGNVSLNTNQKPVNSVQITDNSRLAAQASQPGGEAGSVSVNARDLTVNNGSSISASNISGKIGGDVNLQNVETLQVNGGEISATTVNGQAGNLEINLGQTPVNNVQLNNGRLTVEATGTGDSGNLTVNARTLNLENNAQISASTISGVGGDVNLRGLDTLQVNNSNISASTRSGRAGNLTVKAAQLVQLSGTGGLSVEATEGGTAGNLTVETRQMSVTDGAKVSVSSPQGQAGNLTIKANTLSLNRGFITAETGKSQGEGGANISLKISDLLRIENESLISATANGLANGGNIDIDTSDS from the coding sequence ATGAATAAACTAGGTTACAGAATTTTGATTGGCATCGAGCTTCTTATCTGTCTTCTAGCTAAGCCGAATCTCAGCAAAGCACAGAGTCAGTCTCAGATAGTTGAGGATGGAACATTATCTACCCAGGTTGATTCTCCAAATCAGAAAAACTTTACGATTACTGGCGGGAGACAAGTTGGAGGCAATCTTTTCCATAGTTTTAAGGAATTTTCTGTTCCCATAGAGGGGGAAGCAATTTTTAATAATGCTTCAAATGTCAACAATATTTTCAGTCGGGTAACAGGAAATTCTGTTTCTAGGATTGATGGATTGATTCAAGCCAATGGTATTGCTAACTTCTTCCTAATTAATCCTAATGGCATCATGTTAGGTCCTAATGCAAAGCTAGATATTGGTGGTTCTTTTATTGCTAGTACCGCCGAGGAAATTCAATTTGCTGATGGAACAATATTTAGTGCAACTAACAGTCAAGTAGAACCTCTGCTGAGTATTAGTTTGCCAATAGGGTTACAATTTAGAGGGACAGCAAACAGAATTGAAAATCAAGCATTTGGTAGTGTTGAAAACAGTGTCGCTAACTTTCAAGTAAAGCCTGGTAAGACTTTAGCACTTGTCGGTGGTGACATTTTGTTTACAAACAATGGTTCACTCATTGCAAGAGGGGGGAGGATAGAGTTAGGAAGTGTTGCTCCCGATAGTTTTGTAAGTCTGACTCCGATTTCTACAGGTTGGGTATTAGGCTATGAGACTGTTCAAAATTTTCAAGATATTCAACTAACTGGACAAACCTATATCTCAGTTTCCAATGGTAGTCTAGCACCTAATAGTGGTGATATTCGACTTCAAGGAAGACAAATTGTTATAACAGATCAATCAAACATTATTTCTTTGAACCGAGGGAGCATTCCCAGTGGAAGTATCGAAATCAAAGCTTCTGACTTTGTGGAAGTTAGTAATGGAAGTAATATTTCTACTCAGGTTCTTTCTACTGGGATTGGGGGTGATATCAAAATTCAAACAAATCGGCTAATTATTAATAATAAATCAACCATTGGTACATTAACTACAAATGCTGGAAAAGGAGGCAGTTTAAGCGTAGAAGCCACTGAATCTTTAGAAGTCGATGGCAATGGAGCGTTTAGCCAATTACTGACTCAGAGTCAAAGTAGTGGAGATGCAGGAGATTTGCAGGCAAAAACGGCTAGATTAATTCTCCGTGATGGGGGACAATTATCAAGTAGTGCTTTTAGTTCAGGAAAGGCTGGAACTCTTCATGTTATTGATTCTGAATCCATAGAAGCAAGTGGTAAAGGAATATTTTCTGGGCTAACTTTTCATAGTGGACTATTTTCTTCCACTGCGGGGAAAGGCAATGGAGGGAGCGTAATTGTTAATACCAATCGCTTGATGGTTACTGATGGGGCAAGCATATCTGTTGCTGCTCTTGAAGGAAGTACACGACAAGCAGGACAATTAGATATTAACGCATCTGAATCTGTGTTTCTTAATGGTGCAGATAGTTCTTTGTTGGCAACGAGTGAGAGTCGTAAACCTGCGGGAAATTTAACCATTAATACTCCATTATTGACGCTTCAAGGGGGAGCTAAAATATCCGCTTCAAGTCCCTTAAGTCAAGGCGGAAATATTAATCTGCAAGGCTTAAATTCTTTACAGGTTACTAACGGTAGTGAAATTTCTGCTACTACAGTAGATGGTAAAGCAGGAAACTTAGAAATTAATCTTGGTCAGACTCCGGTTAATAATGTACAACTCAACAATGGTCGTCTCACTGTAGAAGCTACTGGAACAGGAGACTCAGGCAACCTTACTGTTAACGCTAGAACCTTGAATTTGGAAAATAACGCCCAAATTTCGGCTTCTACTATTTCTGGACTTGGAGGAGATGTTAGCCTCCAGAATGTAGAAACATTACAGGTTACTAACGGTAGTGAAATTTCTGCTACCACAGTAGATGGTCAAGCAGGAAACTTAGAAATTAATCTTGGTCAGACTCCGGTTAATAATGTACAACTCAACAATGGTCGTCTCACTGTAGAAGCTACTGGAACAGGAGACTCAGGCAACCTTACTGTTAACGCAAGAACCTTGAATTTGGAAAATAACGCCCAAATTTCGGCTTCTACTATTTCTGGACTTGGAGGAGATGTTAACCTCCAAGGTTTAGACATTCTACAAATCAGCAACAGTAACATTACCACTTCCACCCAAACAGGAAAAGCTGGAAACGTCAGTCTCAATACCAACCAAAAACCAGTAAATTCAGTCCAAATCACAGATAATAGTCGTTTAGCAGCTCAAGCTTCTCAACCAGGGGGCGAAGCTGGAAGTGTTAGTGTCAATGCCAGAGACTTAACCGTTAATAATGGCTCATCCATTTCTGCTTCTAATATTTCAGGAAAAATTGGGGGGGATGTCAACCTCCAGAATGTAGAAACATTGCAGGTAAATGGGGGTGAAATCTCTGCTACTACAGTAAATGGTCAAGCAGGGAACTTAGAAATTAATCTTGGTCAGACTCCGGTTAATAATGTACAACTCAACAATGGTCGTCTCACTGTAGAAGCTACTGGAACCGGAGACTCAGGCAACCTTACTGTTAACGCTAGAACCTTAAATCTGGAAAATAACGCTCAAATTTCCGCTTCTACTATTTCTGGAGTTGGGGGAGATGTTAACCTCCGAGGTTTAGACACTCTACAGGTAAACAATAGTAATATTTCTGCCTCAACTCGGAGTGGACGGGCTGGCAACTTAACCGTTAAAGCCGCCCAATTAGTCCAACTAAGCGGTACTGGTGGTTTATCAGTAGAAGCTACCGAAGGCGGTACAGCCGGAAACTTAACTGTAGAAACGAGACAAATGAGCGTTACCGATGGAGCAAAAGTCAGCGTTAGCAGTCCTCAAGGTCAGGCCGGCAATTTAACTATCAAGGCTAATACCCTATCCCTAAACCGAGGGTTTATCACCGCCGAAACGGGAAAAAGTCAAGGAGAAGGGGGTGCAAATATCAGCCTCAAGATATCAGATTTATTGAGAATAGAGAATGAAAGCCTAATCTCTGCAACAGCTAATGGTTTAGCCAATGGCGGTAATATTGATATTGATACCTCTGACAGTTAG
- a CDS encoding peptidoglycan DD-metalloendopeptidase family protein codes for MTRKHIVLKFNDGITDTTSQVVSEVKILQQVLKDWGVLDPNESIDGKFGNKTLEAVKLFQDKKSLQKDGIVGQNTWAALLKVSPSEIEIIPRSTSSGSGKPTNGVGSISSTFRPSNRPNHRGIDIAVPSGTPIFAVANGTVVGIETRCKVGDTNCGGGHGNFVYIKHSGQDFQETRSAHLTSVSVSPGQTVTKGQQIGTAGNTGNSTGPHLHFEILANGTHVNPLNHINPIV; via the coding sequence ATGACACGCAAACATATAGTGTTGAAATTTAATGATGGTATTACTGATACTACATCGCAAGTAGTTAGCGAAGTAAAAATTCTGCAACAAGTTCTCAAAGATTGGGGAGTTTTAGACCCCAACGAATCAATAGATGGAAAGTTTGGCAACAAAACCCTTGAAGCCGTCAAGCTTTTTCAAGACAAAAAATCTCTACAAAAAGATGGCATCGTTGGTCAAAATACCTGGGCTGCACTCTTGAAAGTATCTCCATCAGAAATAGAGATTATTCCTCGTTCCACATCAAGTGGTTCAGGAAAGCCCACCAATGGAGTCGGTAGTATTAGTTCTACTTTTCGACCGAGTAATCGTCCCAATCATCGCGGAATCGATATTGCTGTACCCTCTGGAACTCCTATTTTTGCAGTTGCTAATGGAACAGTTGTCGGGATCGAAACTCGTTGTAAAGTTGGGGATACCAACTGCGGTGGAGGTCATGGCAATTTTGTTTATATCAAACATTCAGGACAAGATTTTCAGGAAACACGGTCTGCTCATCTGACGAGTGTTTCAGTAAGCCCTGGACAGACGGTTACTAAAGGACAACAAATTGGAACTGCAGGAAATACGGGAAACTCCACAGGGCCTCACTTACATTTTGAAATCCTAGCTAACGGAACTCATGTTAATCCGTTAAATCATATCAATCCAATTGTGTGA
- a CDS encoding phage tail tip lysozyme produces the protein MTRKHIVLKFNDGITDTTPAVVSEVKILQQVLKDWGVLDPNESIDGKFGNKTLEAVKLFQDKKSLQQDGIVGQNTWAALLKVSPSEIEIIPRSNPVQGNSPFSGNKRLIHNELISHGFSIVQCAAILGCVQQESSFDPSIQEGPPPKGLGLFQWSFDRRNKVPALTNNDATDIHNQVNLFVHELETTEKEAGKILRSATTLEQAMKGMDKFERPGVEGNRRKFAQQILNELT, from the coding sequence ATGACACGCAAACATATAGTGTTGAAATTTAATGATGGTATTACTGATACGACACCAGCAGTCGTTAGCGAAGTAAAAATTCTGCAACAAGTTCTCAAAGATTGGGGAGTTTTAGACCCCAACGAATCAATAGATGGGAAGTTTGGCAATAAAACTTTAGAAGCCGTCAAGCTTTTTCAAGACAAAAAATCCCTACAACAAGATGGCATTGTTGGTCAAAATACTTGGGCTGCACTCTTGAAAGTATCTCCATCAGAAATAGAGATTATTCCTCGCTCTAACCCAGTACAAGGAAATTCACCATTTTCAGGAAATAAAAGGCTAATTCACAATGAATTGATAAGTCATGGATTTTCTATTGTACAATGTGCAGCAATTCTGGGTTGTGTACAACAAGAGTCTAGCTTTGATCCAAGCATACAGGAAGGTCCACCACCTAAAGGGTTAGGATTATTTCAATGGAGTTTTGACCGACGAAATAAAGTACCTGCATTGACGAATAATGATGCTACTGATATTCACAATCAAGTCAATCTTTTTGTTCACGAATTAGAGACTACAGAAAAAGAAGCTGGAAAAATTTTACGTTCTGCCACAACCCTGGAGCAAGCAATGAAAGGAATGGACAAGTTTGAACGGCCGGGTGTGGAAGGAAATCGCCGAAAGTTCGCACAACAAATCCTAAACGAACTTACATAG